CATTTATGGAAGATAATGGAAGGATGAGAAAGTGTGGATGAATTgttaatctgcatcattagagAGAATATCTACATCAATTAATCCAtcaaccaagtatttattaaacacctactagatgctatgcactgtactaagtactgaagttacaaatataatgaatgaaacaatccctactcacaaagaGCTTAAATGCTAATAGAGGAAACAAAAATACACGTGTAGATATAAGTTGCATAAATATgaagtaaatacaaatatttacaaagtagtaAAATACAAAGCAGTTTAGGAGGTGGGGCACTAGCATTtgggggagaatcaggaaaggcttcatgtagaaaatggtgCTTGAGATGTGTTAAGtctgtcttattttattttatttttaaccctGCTAACTTTTTATGAAGTACTCTTGGACCCGAGGGATTTGTGAATGAAGGCACCACTACAAATAAATGAGTTGGCTGCTAATCAAGGTCAAACCAATGGCCAAGAAACATTAACCACTGCTCTTCTTGGGGGATTGTGCTCAGCACAACCATTCATAGATTTTATTGCTGGCTAGGAACTTGGAGGTCATTGAGTCAATgatttacagctaaggaaactgaggcttagagaggggtAAGCAAATTTCCCCCTGGTTgtagagctagtaagtattgggtggaattggaacccaggtcttttggcttCCAAGGCCAACCCACTATCCCATCTCCTGGTTAACAATGGTAGCCTGGTTAATAATAACTGctacaattctctaagattaatTAATCCCTCTCCCAACTAGGAgttaagagcagctaggtggcacaaaggacagagtgccaggcttagaaccaggaagactcattttcctgagttcagatctggcctcagacacttactagctgtgtgaccctgggcaagttgtttgcctcagtttctcacctgtaaaatgagctggagaaggaaatggcaaaccactccagtatctttgccaaggaaacttcaaatggggtcatgaagagataactgaaatgactgaacaacaaaaactaggAGTTGGCTTTTGGGAGGGGTTGCACTCATTTGCTCTTGTCCCACTGAGGACAACAGTATACTTTCCTCAGAGGGGGATGCAGTTGAACCTCAGAGTGGGAGGTTTTGAATCCATATGACTTAACTCCCTGAGCCACATCACACTAATTTCCATCATCATACCTCAACTTGGATCCACATTCAGTGAAAAAAGCTTGGCCTATGCCAAGCAAATTCAGTTGGTGGACAAGCAGTAAACAGTAAAGTGTTACTAAAGAGAATTTATGCCCAAGTGTTGTCAGAGAGGTGGGAGAGCCATTTACTGAATTTAATCCACATCACAGAATTAAGGACCACAGATGCCtaactggaagggatgttagaggtaaCCTAGTCCAGTCACCTTCTTTGAAGGATGAGGAAACCTaaacacaaaaagataaaaaaattgtCCCAGAGTCCCATAGATAGTAAGAAGCAGCCCAGGTAGGTGtaggctggtaaatgtttaaaaaccagctgcgggggtgagggtggggcaaCGTGAAAGAGCatttctgcacacacacacacacacacacacacacacacagcgtcATTAGCCCttagcctagacaatcaacaaaacaataaatcaagccctgatttttcaGCAATTACTGATTTCTCCATTTCTGAAGTGTAAAGTGCCCACATTGAGCATTTAACattagagctggctccaggaaTTTGAGCACAGATGTTTTGCTTCCGAAATCCCCTGTTCTTCCCACTGTATCATGCTGCTAAATGGCAATTTAGAACCGGAAGTGGCCTTGGAAAAGATCTGGTCGAATTCCCTCATTGGACAGCATCATCAGACTCGATGTAGATTGAAAGGCAAGGGCAGAGTAGCTCCAGAACTGTACCAGTATCCGTCGAATGTTAAAAGCCCTAAAGGAAGGCCTTCAGCGCACAGGCCCTTAGCATTCCTGGGAGAAAGTCCCTAAAATTAGGAAAtaccacaaatattatcttggaCAGAGCTGCGGAAAGCTGAGGTTTGCAGTTTTCCAAACTAGTCCTGATATCTTAATTCAGGCACGGAAGCCTTAACGCGCGGCCGTGTATGGAGATcttcagaaatatttattatgatAAAGAAGGAATGTAACCTGTGCAGAAATCTGATTCATTCCAGACTGCTTTGAGTTCCCTAATTTAAAGTTTCCATATATAGTTTAGAACTCCAAAACATGTGATCAAagcaatttctttttcccctaccAGTTCAATGGTCagggattatttctttttccctttttttctttgtatccgtAGTTGCTTAGCATAAGGCCTTATACACAGTAGGTCCTTCGTAatgttttgttgaattgaattgaattattttcaCCTGCTCCTGAAGATCAATGGTGTTGGGGGGGGCAGGttcctgcagcctcaaggccgcatgtggccttctaggtcctcgagtgtggccttttgacggAGTCCAAGtttcactgaacaaatcctttttgcACGGTTACTATGAATCTTTCTGTACATAAACCTTGAAGGATTAAAGCCACCCCAGCTTTGACGCTAGATTGAATTCCTTCAAAAAGTCACTCTTTACTCACCTTCTGTCTAGCTATGTTTTCCACCCGCTTCTGTATTTCCCCATTTATTCCTTCCCTTTGGCAAGCTTATTTAAATAATAGCCTCTTTAAGAAGGGATAAGCTCTAATTTCAGCTTTCATAACTaccttttgttattcagtcatttcagttgtgtccaattctcccagaccctatttggggctttcttggcaatgacactggagtactttgccatttccttctccagctcattttacagctccattttacagctaacgAACCAAGgcaaaacaggttaagtgacttgcccagggtcacacagctaggaagtgtatgaggtcagatttgaactcaggaagatgagtcttcttgacttcaggtcaggtattctatctactgtgccacccagctgccctttctTTAACTATATATTATGTCAATACagcaaggatctgtgatttcatcaatatggaaAGTTccttatatacacacaaaggaaGATTGCCACACTGCCCATTAGCATGTAAGCCTAGGAAAGTTGTCTAAGGCTCAAACAAATAAAGAGACTTACCCCTGGTTATAATGAAAGGAAGATCAGAGGTAAAATTTGAGGTAAAGGGTattttaaacccaagtcttcctgacccaaacTTCAAAGCTCTATTCCCTATGCCATAGTGCCACTAAAAGTACCTGACCCATGAGTAGAGACCATTAGTTAATTGATCACACTTCGACATAAACATCTAATGTCAACCATATAAGTCAATAGAAGGAATGtttatgcatgcacacatacatacacacacacacacacacatacacacacgtgcgcacgcttgtgtgtgtggatagatagatagatagatagatagatagatagaaagatggagGCAGTTAGaaggctcagtgaatagagccccggggctggagtcaggaagaccttagttcaaatccagcctcagatacttactacttgtgtgactatgggcaagtcacttaacctctgtttgcctttggagaaggaaatggcaaactatttcagtatcttagccaagaaaactccatagacAGTATTGATAAGATATGgtccacaggatcacaaagaactggacacaactgaacaactacacaaaaacaaaaaaaaaaacaatagctaGATAGGtatctagatagatagaggaAGGGAGCTCCTTTCCCAGAGCCATACATTCATTTATCAATACTGTCTAAGAGATGGAACTTGGGGGCAAGTTCCTGGCAGAGCTATTACAGGGAATTGGCGGGAATTGTTACTGTTCTCCAGTTACTACAGGTCTGGAGAAGTACTTTACCACTCTTGGTGACCACAACCACATCTGCATGATGTGTAGAAGTAAAGCTGTGTAATTTATTATGTGTAAGGCTAGGGTTATAAACTGAGATTTCACAAATCAATCCCAGTGTAAGCATAGCCTGGACAACCATACTTCCTTGAAATGAAGCCTATGTATGCACGCAGGAGTTACCTTCCCTGTCCCATCTGGCTTCTCATGTTACAATAGTAGAATCTGGGCTGGAATCTAAGGTTGGATCCTTCATCAGTTACAGAACCTTGGGACAAGGCATTGAGCTAGGGAGACATTTTACTCTGGCCTGGATTCTCCACCTTCTCAACTAGAAAAAATGTCAAGTTTTACATTATttccataaaagtctttccagatttctctgtgTTCCTTAAACTTATTGGTTATAATTACATTACAATCTATTACATTAATGTGCCACAGTTCATGTAACCATTTCCCCTGTATTGTACATTTTGGATATTATTTTAGGttgcttccagtatttttttaTAACTACATGAAGAATAAAATCATCACTAACCAGAATCACATGAGGAAATGTGAATGAGAATGAAAGGACAAAGAATCCTGAGAGAAACTTAGTAAGATGGACTAAAAAAATCTTATGATACTTTGTTGTgaaatcattttatttaaatgaaaacaGTAAGCATGCATGTTCAATGTTAAGTTtccattaaaacatttaaaaagagctTGGTAGAGGGGGAAagtacactggatttggaatcagaagatttgggttcaaatcccagctctgctgcatGTGAgttgtgtgaacttgggtgagtcacaacctctctgagcctttgtttcctcatcaataaataaaggggttggactaaatggtctctaaggtcccttcagccTCTCAGTCTATAATCCAATCATCTTAATCctataaggaaaaggaagaaaagggaagaaaaagaatggaaagggcgGAAAAGGAAAGTCAAACCCTCCTTTCAGCCTTTCTGGTGGAAAGTTAGGGGAAAATAGGAGGGTAAGGAAGAGAACTATAGGAGAGTATATTATAAAAAGTGCTTACTGTGTTGATCATTTCTATCCCTTGTCCCATCCACTTTGCCATCAGGAAGGATCCTCAGAAAGTGGCCCCCATTGCTACAGTAGAGAAGCTTGGGCTTCTTGTAATTCCCCAGTGGCAGGTTAAATCTTTCGGTCAGGGCTGTGAAGGTTGTGATCTCCCCTTCGGCCATGCCTCAGTTGTTTGGCTTTTACAGGGCCCTTCAAGACTGAAAGAAATTCAATAGGCTCATAGTTAGCACAGCAGCAAAGAAGACAACACTCGTACTTTTAAAGGGCATCAGAGGGACCCAGGGGTACAGCCTTTCTGGCAAGGTCTCTACAACAGATcaccaaggggatgcccatgacTACCAGAGTTACCAGGTGGCAAGTGGTGACTGAACATGGGCCTTCTTAAGGGTAGACAGTCATTAAACGTGGGAGGGTTTTTTTGGTGCATCTCACAGATCCCAGTTGGACACAGGTTTGGCACAAGAGGCATCCTTTTTTAAGCTTCCAATTTAATCATTTGGccaaagaaaaaaaggttaaggtCCCTCCTTCTGATCCACACACATCctcaaattaaataccaaaatggcACTAAAATAACACTAGGGGGCTGGTTGAAAGCCACAAAAGCCAATGAGGCCAGGGCTGAGgctttctccctccaccctcacACTGTTTTGACTAGGAATTGTAACAGCATCAGGGAGCAGATAGCACAGATGGTCTTTGAGGCTATGAGTCTGCAAGCAAAGGTACAGGAAGTCATTTTGGCTTCAGAGGCAGTCTCGCCTATTATCagtgactggggaggggaaacCACAACAGTGAACCCTTTTATAACCTCTCAAATGACTGGAAAGAATAAAGGGTTAAGACAGGAAGGACACACATCCCAGTTTCAGGTCTTCAGGGTCAGGAAGAATTCACCACCAAAGTGTATTaggttaggattttttttaaaagatcagtgTTCTGTTAGGGAGACCAAGCACTAATAGAATAGAAGCttcctcagaacagggaatgtttcatttttatttttgcaacccccacacttagcacagttccaggCACAAGAGAAGTGTAGTAAGTGTAGATAAGTGagtaaatccttgttgattgacaaATCTAGCTATTTCATTATGAAGAACACCTCTGATTTAGTgcctaccttttaaaaaaaataaaaaccagacaAAACTTAACAGATATCTCCAAAACACTCTCAACTAGAATGTGCATTCTCCCTACTATACATAGAAGACAAGTGAggcaaaataaatgtttaagtgTCTTAACTCAATATCACATAGCCCCTTAGCAATGCCACTAGGGTTGCTCTCCTTATTCTCTGTATTTTCATTGATCTTTTCCTCcagtctttcctttttcccctcttctttatttccttcacagaatcatagaatttcagatttggaagaaACTGCCACAGCCATGTAGTCCCACCTGTAACCcaaaaaagatgtttttgttgttgtttgccatTTTGACATCAATGGTGATATATTGACCCGTGAGTAAAATGAATTTATGTGAGACAGAATTgtacaaagttatcagcctcactctctcttccagggtcattgaagtccagtggcaggacagaaacTCACACAACCggcaatggtccaggatgcagtggatgaccttggtgtctgatgtctgaccaagctctaagtactccaaagcatctgcttcagctgccttcatggcatTGGAGCGAATTGTTCCCATCCAACCATTCTGCTGGGGGGAGTcatcatatgcttggggtagacatccccctaactcaccaatgggtttgtggtccatcagttaccctcaacctgcttTAGCCTGTCTGCAGAGATGGTTTTATTGGGGGGGTGgccgctgcacatgctacagcttcttggagctatgAGGTGAGAGTTGACTGCCAGCTGGAAGCCAAAGCTGGAAAGCGgtcttgaaaagggctcagcaatcccttcacaccagaggtgctagtcctccctcaaCTCCCTATACACCCCAAACCACGAAAGTATCCTCATTGCAGCACACTTGATAAGTAGTCATCCAGTCATCGAAGAccttcagagaagggaaatcCACAGCCTCCTGAGGTTGCCTCTTCCACTTTGAGACAGCTACAATTGTTAAGGTTTTCCTTTACATCAAGCCTAACTTTGCCTCCTTGTAACTTTTGTTCATTGCTTCTAGTCCTGCTCTCAGAACAAGTCTAATATTTCTCTCACGTGATTGCCTTTCCAGTACTTGAACAAAGCTATCATAGTCCCCCTTGAGTCTTTTCTGGGCTAAACATCTTCAGttgcttcatttgatcctcatttgaCATggactccctggcttccttcaagtcccagccaaaattccatcttctaggagaagcctttcctgatcccccttaatgctagtgcctttcctgtATTGATTATCTCCCATTCATCTTGCGTATGTCTTATtcactgctcatccaccttttaTGTCTACCTTCACCTAACTTTCACTTGtgggctccaagaagctgtagcatgcacactGGTTACACCCCTGTCTCAGTAGAAAGgcaaaaccaggttgagggtaactgatgggccaCAAACCCATCACTGAGTTAGAgtggtgtctaccccaagcacgtgaaatCTTCCcctggaatgggcagatgagaacaacttgttccaattgccatgaaggtggctgaagtaggcacagtggagcacttagagcttaatcagacatcaaagacaccaaggtcacccactgcatcccaggccattgccagttgtcttgacttttgtcctgccactgtaCTTCTATGACTCCAGAAGACAGTGAGGCTATTGACTTTGAATAACTCTGccacacttaaatccagttcacttgtgAGTGAACACATCACCccacgatgtcattggtcctctttgaaacgaAGGACTAGCAAGAGTTGTTTTCACACTGTTTCCCCATTAGACCATgatctccttgagatcagggactgtcttgtgcctttcttggtatccccagcacttagcacagtgcctggcacattgttgtccttgttcagtcatttttcagtcatgtctgactctttatgaccccatatggagttttgtcagcagagatactggagtggtttgccatttccttctccgcctcattttacagatgaggaaactgaggcaaaccaggttaagtaacttgtccaaggtcatgcagctagtaagtgtctgaggccagattcaagctcaggaagaggagtctttctgactccgggtctagcactctatccacctcacTACCTAGCTGAtctgcctggaatacagtagcACTTAATGCTTCCTGACTTATTGACTAGACTAACTCAATGCCCTTCTCACTATTCAGATAGTTCTCcagattttctccattttatcaatgtcctttatATTGTGGTGCTCCAAATTAAATAGCACCTCCTGCCTTTCCTCCAACCAGAGGTCAGAATAAAGCTAATTGGGGAACAGGTTTGATTTAGTTCTAAACGGTAGCAACAGACTGTAATGGGCCCCCAGGCCCTAACATGATGATTGAATGTTTTACAGGCCTCAAGTACAAAGAAAGATGACTCACCCTTCTATCTCTTCCCTATCTTTTCCAGGGTGAAAAGAGTAGCACTTTTGGAGTCCTTCATAGCCATTATTCAGACACCACCATATTTACAGAAGGCATTTCCTTTCAGAACTGTAATTTGATTCCTGTCATCAACACAAAGTTTACTGAAAATGAGGATGCAGGAAGCAAAGTAGTGAAGAATTTGGTAGACTACAGGGGCCAGACATTGTGCATTAGTTAAATTACAGGATATACCTAAAATCTTAGTGCATTTGTAGACTACTAGAGCTGCACGAAGACTTTCGGGACACTCCGcatataatcctttttttttaatcctataaggaatgaataaatgaataaaggaataaaaagcaGTTATTTCTTACTTCTTTGCCTTTCATTCTACCTTTATTTTAAGCAATAGACCAAAGTTCTAGGCAATAATTCATTCCACCAGGCacttattgagcatctactatgggTTCAGGTTACTGTGCACTATGCTGACGATACAAagccaaaatgaaacagtccttgccttcagtgagcttatattctactagggcTGGAGGGTGGTGACAACATGAACAGAGACAATTAAATACAAATTCCATACAAAGTGGATGTAAGATCGTTAAGAGAGCACTAACAACAGAGTGGACCAGAGAGATCTCAGTGAGCTCTTGAGTTCACTTCAGAGGATGTTTTTAAAGACTTTATAAAACTATCAAGAACCACCTAAAATTATGAAATCCTATAAAGcaaaaggcagttaggtggcacagaggatagagcactggctgggcctggagtgaggaagactcctcttcctgagttcaaatctggccttactcactagctgtgtgaccctggccaagtcatttaaccctgtttgcctcagttacctcatgtctaaaatgagctggaggaggaaacggcaaaccagtccaatgtctttaccaagaaaactccaaatggggtcacagaatcagaAGCAACTTAGAATGACCAAACGACAACAACATGAAGCAGAAGGCCTACTATCTTCATGAGGAGAGCTATCAAATCAATTCAAATTCTTCTAGTAATGGTTTAGCAAGCGATGCCTCTACCTCTCCATCATCTTGTCTCTGATTTTGGTTCATTTCCTAAAAGAAATCCAACAGCAGCATATTAATCCATCACTTGTTACTGTTACCTTTGACTTTTTGTGGGCATCCAAGCTTAAGAGGAAGTCTATGTAGAATGTATAATAATATGACACATTTACTATCTACAATAAGCCTAGTAGTTAAATAGTTGCAGCAAGAGGTAGCACTTAATGGACTGGTAAATATTTTCACGAAGCAGTAGATTTTTTTAGCTTATCTGCAACAGCAAAATGAGACCAGCTAAAGTCTTATTAGCATAACTATACAAAAGCCTATGCCTTTTGACATTCATtataattcaacaagcattattaagtgccaaATTCATACATGGTGCTGTGTCATTTGGGCTCTGGAAGGTCACCTacttgtatatgcatgtgtatgagCACACGTCTACTCAAGACTATACTGATAAGGGTCTAAGGTTGGACCGAAGGCAAACATAATTGGGATTCTTCCCGATTATGGGAATTGGGAATTCTGGCTCTAACATAATTGTTATATACATTCATGTtttctcccacattagaatgcaagttccttgaactCAAGGAACTTTCACTTTCATCTTTGTAACCTGAGCACAGTACTTGGCccataatagttgcttaataaaggctgtctgtgagaccctgggcaagtcacttaatcctgtttgtctcattgtcctcatctataaaatgagctgaagaaggaaatggcaaaccactccagtatctttgccaagaaaaccccaaatagggtcgcaaagagtcagacgcagatgaacaactaaacaacaaaagccTTGTTGTcaattcacagaattttagacttaaaaggaacctcagagatgatCTCTTCCAAGCCACtccacaggtgaagaaactcaggcccacAAGGGTTGCCCAagtaaagggagagggggaaagatcCATTTGTGCTATcattttcctcacccataaaattataaaaatacctGCCTTAACTACCAGATAGGGCTGTTGTTAGGACTAAATATTGAGATGATATGGGTGAAaatacttgaataaaagaaaagtgCCATATAAACATAAATTGTCATCACCTGTTATAGTAGAGTCTACTATGTGGAAATTTAACAgtcattaaataattaatttcaaaagaaataaatctgATTTTAAGAGAGTGCTTTTCAGCTTCATCATGTTTGACTCTAATGAACTAATCCTCTCATAATGTAAATGAGTGTAACTCTTGTTTTTACAAATTTGGAACCAGAAGCCAAGATGCTAGAGGGCTTCCCCATGGTATTAGAGAACCGACTTTCAGCCCTTTCCATTTCCTACTCATCTGGAGCTGGGTTGAAATAAAGTGACACTAGTTCAG
This region of Trichosurus vulpecula isolate mTriVul1 chromosome 3, mTriVul1.pri, whole genome shotgun sequence genomic DNA includes:
- the FGF1 gene encoding fibroblast growth factor 1 isoform X2: MAEGEITTFTALTERFNLPLGNYKKPKLLYCSNGGHFLRILPDGKVDGTRDRNDQHRLR